Proteins from a single region of Stappia sp. ES.058:
- a CDS encoding DUF2065 domain-containing protein translates to MSDLWAALGLVLALEGTLYALAPGAMKQAIRQMLELPDTVLRGGGVAALAIGVCIVWLVRG, encoded by the coding sequence GTGAGCGACCTGTGGGCGGCACTCGGTTTGGTGCTGGCGCTGGAGGGAACCCTCTACGCGCTGGCGCCGGGTGCCATGAAGCAGGCGATCCGGCAAATGCTGGAACTGCCTGACACTGTCTTGCGCGGCGGCGGTGTCGCCGCGCTGGCCATCGGGGTCTGCATCGTATGGCTGGTGCGCGGATGA
- a CDS encoding DegQ family serine endoprotease, whose product MSRLFRRAAVLTLAVALGAASLASDMRPALAHGPDSVPDLAEGRLDSVVNISTAQNVTGQRSVPLPQVPDGSPFQEFFDEFFNRQNRDNGNRPRRVQSLGSGFVLDGTKGIIITNNHVIEGADEITVNFNDGSKLAAEVIGTDPKTDLAVLKVEPDGPLKAVAFGDSEKMRVGDWVMAIGNPFGLGGTVTTGIVSARNRDINSGPYDNYLQTDASINRGNSGGPLFNELGEVIGINTAIISPSGGSIGIGFAIPSQTAKRVIAQLREFGETRRGWLGVRIQEVTDEIAESLGMSETEGALVAGITDGGPAKDAGLTAGDVIVDFNGKRVPSMRDLPRMVADTPVGEEVDVVVLRKGKEVTLQVTLGRLEEADLADAGDGGGEAPADPQPETSSMLGMMLAPMSDELREKHSIAEDVEGVVVTEIEAGSDAAEKRITAGDVIVEVAQEAVREPADVAARIKTLKEEGRRLALLLISNAQGEVRFIPVPITD is encoded by the coding sequence ATGAGCCGGCTTTTCCGCCGCGCCGCGGTGCTGACGCTGGCCGTCGCCCTCGGAGCGGCAAGCCTTGCGTCCGATATGCGCCCGGCGCTGGCGCATGGGCCCGATTCCGTGCCGGACCTGGCCGAGGGACGGCTTGATTCGGTGGTGAATATTTCCACCGCACAAAATGTGACCGGCCAACGCTCGGTTCCCCTGCCTCAGGTTCCGGACGGCTCGCCCTTCCAGGAATTCTTTGACGAGTTCTTCAACCGCCAGAACCGCGACAACGGCAATCGCCCGCGCCGCGTCCAGTCGCTGGGGTCGGGTTTTGTCCTGGACGGAACCAAAGGGATCATCATTACCAACAATCACGTGATCGAAGGCGCCGACGAGATCACGGTCAACTTCAACGACGGCAGCAAGCTTGCCGCCGAGGTGATTGGCACGGACCCGAAAACCGACCTCGCCGTGCTCAAGGTCGAGCCGGACGGCCCTTTGAAGGCCGTTGCCTTCGGCGATTCCGAGAAGATGCGCGTCGGTGACTGGGTCATGGCGATCGGCAACCCCTTCGGTCTTGGCGGCACGGTGACAACCGGTATCGTCTCCGCGCGCAACCGCGACATCAATTCCGGTCCCTATGACAACTATCTGCAGACCGACGCCTCCATCAATCGGGGCAACTCCGGCGGGCCTCTGTTCAACGAGCTCGGTGAGGTGATCGGCATCAACACCGCGATCATCTCGCCTTCCGGCGGCTCGATCGGCATCGGCTTCGCCATTCCTTCCCAAACCGCAAAGAGGGTCATCGCCCAGTTGCGCGAGTTCGGTGAAACGCGGCGCGGCTGGCTCGGCGTGCGTATCCAGGAAGTGACGGACGAAATCGCGGAAAGCCTTGGCATGTCCGAAACCGAAGGCGCGCTTGTTGCCGGTATCACCGACGGCGGCCCGGCCAAGGACGCTGGGCTGACCGCGGGCGACGTGATCGTGGACTTCAATGGCAAGCGGGTGCCGTCGATGCGCGACCTGCCTCGGATGGTGGCAGACACGCCGGTCGGCGAGGAAGTGGATGTCGTCGTGCTGCGCAAGGGAAAGGAAGTGACCCTGCAGGTGACACTCGGGCGGCTTGAAGAGGCCGATCTCGCCGACGCGGGCGATGGTGGTGGTGAAGCGCCTGCCGACCCTCAGCCGGAAACATCCTCCATGCTGGGCATGATGCTTGCTCCGATGAGCGACGAGTTGCGCGAGAAGCACTCGATCGCGGAAGACGTCGAAGGCGTCGTTGTGACCGAGATCGAGGCCGGGTCGGACGCGGCGGAAAAGCGCATCACCGCCGGCGACGTTATCGTCGAGGTGGCCCAGGAAGCCGTCCGTGAACCGGCCGATGTCGCGGCCCGGATCAAGACGCTGAAGGAAGAAGGCCGCCGCCTGGCGCTCTTGCTGATCTCCAACGCGCAGGGCGAGGTTCGCTTCATCCCCGTGCCGATCACGGACTAG